One Molothrus ater isolate BHLD 08-10-18 breed brown headed cowbird chromosome 11, BPBGC_Mater_1.1, whole genome shotgun sequence genomic window, GTTAACTGGTGACAGAGTATTTTGGATAGCAGTGTTTCCCAGCTAAGATGTAGAGTTAGATTAAAATTAGCAGCTTAATTTAGAATGGTTTTTCTAGTAAGTCCTAacattgttatttttataaatacagaatTACTATGCTTTTAGGAGCCTGTGAGCCATGTGGGATAAATGCTGGCAGACTGCAGGCAGTGGTGTGCATGTGAGCACTGCCTTCTATGGAGACCAGCCCTTTTCATTCTAAAATCAAAAAGCACCATCAAATGCAGCAGATGTGACTGATTTACTTCCATTTCTTGGAGTAGAGTAAATTGAATACTATTTCATGTTATTGAAACAACTCTGTACATGCAATTCTAAGAAGTCCTTCTGTTGCTGTCTTCCAGGAATGACACAGTACGATATGCTTTGGATGTACTGGCCATCCTGACTGTAGTACCTAAAATCCAGTTGCAACTGGCAGAACCTGTGGATGTGTTAGATGAAGCTGGGTCTACTGTTTCCACTGTGGGTAAGCAGAATATGGTCCTAATGACTTAGACATTTATCAGTTGTCTCCTGCTACATGGGTTTTGGCTGGCTGTTCCTCATCTACAGTGAGACAAGGGTTAAAGTAATTAATGTACTCAGAGTTACTGTCAAGGATGCAAATAAAGGGGAGAGTGCACTGTGGTTAAAACTGTGTCATGATTAGCACTGTGGTTGGGTTACAAATTTAGAGGCAGGTCTTTCTCTTGCACTTGTTTTCAAGAGCTCATTGAATACAGGTGGaggcaaatatatttttgtaatgGGACTGACTATTAGGTTTCCTCTGTTTGTCAGAAATTTAGGTCTCCTGAGGATATGGCATCTGAGAGTAAGGGAGAGGAACAATTATTGCTGTGTGAATTGCTCTCTAACTGGTTACCTCCAGGTTTAGCATATAAATGAGTGAGATGTGCCTGGATCAAATCCAAGGCTTCTGCTTTAACTGGAGCCTCACTTTTctttataagaaaataaaaataaaggcaggCAGAATACTAGATATAGGCAAAAGACAATTCCTTTTGCACAAAACGTCTCTAGGCAAACATCAATTCTGTGAGGGTTTTGATATTTTGAAGCAGATGTGAAACTAACAGGAATTCTGTGGGGGAAAATAGTCACCCTAAAGTTTCTTTTCTGCCTGATTCCTTTTGGAAATTGTGATAGGATTATTTTGTCCTCAATGACTTGgtccccttccttcctcttaGTGTTTACTTTGTTGGTGCTTGTACAAGAGTTGCTCTGTGCAGTAGGAATCAGAGCATGTCTGTGCATCTTGCTCTGTCCAGATACTGGGCTGTGCTTGATCACCACGTCTGAGAGATTGTGTGACACTACCTATTGGTGATGAGGTGGAGgaccagcagggcaggagaataTTTTGCTAGGGAGGTAGAAGAGTATGTCTTAGACTAGTTAGCAGAACTTAGGGAATTTCTGGAATTAAGGGAAGTACccattttcttcaaatttatTGGAAGATTCCCTTACTTGTCTGATCAACTTGTGTAAGATACATGTTAGAGTAATAAAGAAACTATTTATTTCCCTCACTAGGTATTAGTATCATCCTTGGAGTTGCTGAGGGTGAGTTTTTCATCCATGATGCTGAGATTCAAAAATCAGCCCTTCAGATCATCATCAATTGCGTGTGTGGCCCAGATAACCGGATCTCCAGCATCGGGAAGTTCATCTCTGGGACTCCTCGTCGAAAGCTTCCTCAGGCCCCCAAGAGCAGCGAGCACACGTTGGCCAAGATGTGGAATGTGGTGCAGTCCAACAATGGCATCAAGGTGCTGCTGTCGCTGCTGTCTGTGAAGATGCCGATCACTGACGCGGATCAGATCCGGGCCCTGGCCTGCAAAGCCCTGGTGGGGCTGTCGCGCAGCAGCACCGTCCGGCAGATCATCAGCAAGCTGCCCCtgttcagcagctgccagatcCAGCAGCTGATGAAGGAGCCGGTGCTGCAGGACAAGCGCAGCGAGCACGTCAAGTTCTGCAAGTACGCCGCCGAGCTCATCGAGCGCGTCTCGGGGAAGCCCCTGCTCATCGGCACCGACGTCTCGCTGGCGCGCCTGCAGAAGGCCGACGTGGTGGCCCAGTCGAGGATCACTTTTCctgagaaggagctgctgctgctgattcgGAACCACCTCATCTCTAAGGGCCTCGGGGAAACGGCGTCTGTCCTTACGAAAGAGGCTGACCTGCCCATGACTGCAGCATCTCACTCTTCTGCCTTCACCCCTGTCGCAGCCGCTGCCTCTCCGGTGACTCTGCCTCGCACTCCTCGCATAGCTAATGGCATCTCGGCCCGTTTGAGTAGCCACACTGCTGTAGGTTCCACTGCCACCTCTGTCCATGCTCAGGCAAGACCGTCTGCATCCCAAGGTCCACCTGCCCTTCCAGGTCCTTCTTACGCCAGCAACTCTCCTCTGATTGGCAGGATTAGCTTTGTCAGGGAGAGGCCGTCTCCCTGCAACGGCAGGAAAATCAGAGTGTTGCGACAAAAATCGGACCATGGCGCCTACAGCCAGAGCCCAGCTATCAAAAAGCAGCTGGACAGACACCTTCCTTCCCCACCCACGCTGGACAGTATAATCACAGAGTACCTTAGGGAGCAGCACGCCCGCTGCAAGAACCCTGTTGCCACCTGtccccctttctctctctttactCCCCACCAGTGTCCTGAGCCAAAACAGAGGCGCCAGGCGCCCACTAACTTTACCTCACGGCTGACCCGCAGGGCGGCCTTCCCGAAGTACGGAGGGGTGGATGGTGGCTGCTTTGATAGACACCTTATATTTAGCAGGTAAGGAAGAAAACTATGTTGTGATCTCTCTCAGGATGTACCCTGTGCCAAAAAGCCTTACCTGGATTCAGGCTGTGCAGTCCCACGGTGGAGTATCCTTAGAGACAAAAGAGTTTTCATTCACAGTGAGAGATCCTTGAAACGCATTTTTAGTAGTTGTTCTCTTTGTCTTGTCCTTAGTGCCAACCCTTAGTACACAAAGCACACTTTGTTTTCAGTGGCAACATTGACTAATGAAGCTGCTAGCTCTTTGTTCTCCTTTGGAAGGTGAGTATGCAGCACCAGTTTTGTGAGAGTGTAACATAGCCCTGAGGATGGTTGGCTGACAAATGCAGGACAgtgaaatctgtattttgttCTTGCAACTAAATCACCAGCACCACCAGTGGCCTTTCCTGAGGTTAAACTGGAAGTTTATGAAAACAAAGGTGACATGTACATGAGAGCATCTTCACAGTGAAAGCAGTGTCACTGTGGGAAGTTATGATGCCAGGATGTTGTTTAGCTCATGTGACATCTTCTTGTGCTAAGTGTTTCAGAACtgttaggaatttttttttctagctctCTGTACTTACCCAGGTGTTGACATTACAGGTTTTCCATCAATCCACTTTGAAGATGGAGTCCAAGTGCTTCAGCTTAATGATGTGCTTTAACAGAAGTACCACATAGTTGAAAACAAATCCTGAAAGATTGCAAACACTGTTGTAATACTCAAGCACTAGTCTTCAAACTGACACTTGGCTTACTCTAGAAGAAAGTTATAACTTGTACCTGTGTAATCTTTAAGGGCTGGGTTTAATGTCACACAGCATTTCAGTTTTGGTTCCCTCCTTTGGGTTACCCAtgtatttttgtcttctctAGGTTCCGTCCAATTTCTGTGTTCAGGGAAGCAAATGAGGATGAGAGTGGCTTTACCTGTTGTGCATTTTCTGCAAGAGAACGATTCCTAATGCTGGGTACTTGCACGGGGCAGCTGAAGCTCTATAATGTGTTCAGTGGACAGGAGGAGGCCAGTTACAACTGCCATAACTCTGCCATCACGCACCTTGAGCCATCCAGGGTAAGGAAGCACAGACCTGTTCTGGTCTTTAGCAGTTCTCACTGCCTGAGCCCTGGGCTGTTTTGGGCCCATCTGGGTATGTACATCTGAAGTGCACCCACTGTCTGGCCTGCAGTGCCTGTTGTTGAAGTACTTATCTTACTTGTATATTGTCGCTCTTATGAGTTCTacatttagggttttttcttcccaagatAATAAAGAAGGTACACACTGGCTGTGTGCCTTCTTAAGAAATTAATATATATGTCTGCAAGTGGAAAAATGCTTAGACTGACCATTACACATTTATTTATGTGCGAGATAAGATATCAGAATTTATATATCTTTGCTGAAGAAAGAAACCTTTCAGGGGGTGATTctaggaagaaataaaagatttatAAGCAGAATGGACTCCCCTCACAGGGCATCAGAATTCAGCCATGGATTATCCTGATTTTATCTGCTGTTAACATCATAGATTGTTCCTGTTCTTACCTGTAAACTTCATCTACTTTGGGCTCTTCGTTATACACAGTACTTGGATAGTACTTAGATACTTGGATTTTATTCCTATAGGAGTAGTATTAAGCACAAAAGTGTCTGCTCTGCAGTTTCTAAATTGATCTTGTAAGTTAAAAGTGTACGGGTAAAATGATAACCTCTGTTTTCCCTGgtgttcttttcctttcctctacGCCAATCTGGAAACTCAGGATGGATCTTTATTGCTGACATCTGCTACATGGAGCCAGCCTCTGTCTGCATTGTGGGGAATGAAGTCTGTCTTTGATATGAAGTAGGTACACTCTGATTCAGTTGTGGGGTGTGCTGCAGTTGAAAGAAGCATTTGATACAGGAGTAAACTGTAAAACAGAATAGTACAGACCTTAAAATGTCTCTTGTGAAAAGTAAAATGTGATCCTTTTCTTATGTTGGTAATTTCCCTATTTTATTTGGTAGAGGGCAAATTCTATATTCTACCTGAAGTCCTGTTTCATACAAGATAGATACTAAAGTCACTGTTACTCCTGAAGGCAAAGAAAcatatttgtgtttttattCTCATGTTTGTAAATTACCTTGGTGATCTTTCTGTAGCCAGTTCAGAATTTGACTAGCACGGTGGTTTGCATGGTGAAATTGTTAGACCTGGACTGCAAACTTTAAAATCTATTGCAGTATTTACAATTGTTCCTTCCCATAAAAAAGTGGGTGGAAAACTCTTCATTTTAAAAGGTTTGATTGTTGTCTACTTTAGTTGCAAACAGCTGTTTTGGTGTAACCTGCATGGGGTCAGGCTTTTTTCAGAGGAAAGGTTTGACTCCCTAAGGTGCACATGTCAACGTTCATAATTCACTGCTGACTTCTCCAAAGTGTTATATTTGTGGCAGGCTCTGTTGATGGCAGGTCTGAATTTGCTACTGCAGTATGATGTGGTCAGTGGTAAAGGAGAAGGTTTTCTACATCTTTTCTCCGTTGTTGAAACCTGTGCTGGAGGTGTTGGGGTTGTTTGGGTCATGTAGAATCTGCAATTCCTTGACTTCTTTTCTGACTATCTGCAGGCATTCCTTCCCTGATGACCACTATGTGGAGTTCAGCAAGCACTCTCAGGACAGGGTCATTGGCACAAAGGGAGACATTGCACATGTAAGTACCAGGAAAGCTCATGGCTGTGAAGCTCTGGCAGAAATATAATTCTCCATAGGATGGCTGTTAATTGATGTGAGTGCTTTGATGCTCTGTGTAACTGATGAGCTTCAGAGGAGAACTTTGAAAGTGTCAAGTTACTTCTCCCTGTTCCTGAGGGTATAAACTTGACCATCACAAGCAGTGTGTTGCCTCTGGGCAAGTATCCCGGGCAATTTTAGAGTCTGCTTTGTTTTATTCATTTGAGAGAGATcatgcaggattttttttttcctctgaagttgCTTTCTTAGTGTTGCTatttagtaataataataaagttcCACTGTAAACAGTAGCTCAGTCAACAGCTGTGGAAATGACATGTTAGAAGTGTCATCCTTTTGCCCTCCACAAATTTGCAGCCTACTTTTGGGTAATTTAACTTTACCACTGTATCTTCAGAGAGTATTGTAGTGCTTTGCATGAATTCCTGCAAGGTGGACAGACAAGGCTTCAGAGACCTTCTTCTGCTTTGCAGTGCTAATTTGCATCTGTTACAGGCCCTGTCTCTCTTAAAAGAGAATTTGCATAAAAATTTTCCATGAAATATAACttattcaaattatttataatttcacATGTTACTCTGATTTGTTTAAGTAAACTCTCCATTCCTGCCCAGTTTTAACTTGGATTTAGCTAGAAGTTTGTTTATTGTGTTTATCTGGTAAATGGAGTTGTTTTCCAGTTCTAGAGAATATTTTCCTCTGTAAGTTTGAACAAGAGCTAGGCTCTGAGGGATGTTACAGATCAGATTTATCTGAGGATATGATCACAAACCTTTTGTACTAGTTTAAAGGCCTTTTTATATTCCAAAAGTTTCTTGTGCCAAAGCTTAAATTTGCCTTTCTGTGTAAATGCCAGGAATTTTAACTCATTTTCTATACtttctggcttttttcccctcactgtgTGCTTTGGAGTTTTAATGTTTGTAAATACCATCTGCTCTGAAAGCAGTTTCATTTCTGAAATAGTTTCTGGCTAAGTGGTACCTTGTGATTGCAGCTTCCCAGTCCACTCCTCATAGTGAGGTTATTTTATTTGGAACTCATCCTGATTGTAGTGAAATGTGTCAGTGAACCTGCAGTAAGCCAAGCACTGGCCAAAACTTCTGAGGCTTGGTTCCAGCTGTGAAAAACCATTAAAGGGCTGGTAGGAAAGGTTATTTATGGAATGCTGTcacttgaaatggaaaaatgaaatggaGAATGGGGTGATTCTGTAAGCAATCTAGGAAGTGGAACAGGAAGATTTTAGGCACAGGTATATTACAAATTGTGactaatctttctttttctttttaatctaaAAGATCTATGATATTCAGACTGGCAACAAGCTATTGACTCTGTTTAACCCAGATCTTGCCAACAACTACAAGAAGAACTGTGCCACCTTTAACCCCACTGATGACCTTGTCCTAAATGATGGTGTCCTCTGGGATGTCAGATCAGCACAAGCCATCCACAAGTTTGACAAATTCAACATGACTATCAGTGGTGTTTTCCATCCCAATGGGCTGGAGGTCATTGTCAACACTGAAATTGTATCCTTTGGGCCACTGTGCTAACTGGTACTGGCACCTCAAGGGCTGCTATGGATGAACAAGGAGCTGTTTGCAGAGTTGTATTCATGGTCCTCTGTGCTACATGTTACGTGTGGTAACGGGAGTTTCTATCTGTGAATCAAGGAAGAGTAGAGACTGTTAGGTAGGCTAATTTAAATCTAGATTCTGCCTCTGGTGCAGTCTGGAGAAAATACTTAATACAGAGAGAGAACAAGagagattttcttctctgataaCACTCCATAGCACCTCAGCTCTCTTCCCATGTCTTAACAGCATCAGCCTTGAAGGTACTGCAGTCACTTCCCATGTCTGGGAATGGCATTTTGAGTAAGAGCTTTCTTATTTTGAACACACGGAATGGAATTGTAGAGCCAGTGTCCACCTCTGCTTTAATCATATTTGCAAGACAGAGGCGATGAGGTTTCTTGAATGCAGTTAGCCAGTTCTCTGTCTCTTCatagaaaaggaaatataagTTTTCAATTGTTTGTTGCTCCTTAGCCTGTGTTTTTTCAGTGGGATCTCCGAACTTTCCATTTGTTACACACAGTACCTGCACTGGATCAGTGCCGTGTGGTCTTCAACTATACTGGCACAGTGATGTATGGAGGTAGGACTTCTCCCCTTTCATAGCTCTCCTGGGTCACCTCCTGTGAGATAAGTGGGTGCTTGTTCAGTGAAATGGGAAGCTTCAGAGACTCTCTAACTCTAGGCCTTACTGGCATATGTGACCTGGATTTTTTCCAGGATGTTCATGCTACATGTATTGCTGACAAAGACAGTTTTCTGTAACATCAGCAATATCACAACTAATTTGTGAGATTGAAAAGCAACCTATTGTATAATGGCAGATCCAGTGATgcttgagaaaataattttgtcctCTGTATTAAGTTTTGATGATCTGTACTATCAATAAAGGCATCTCTGGAAGAGTAGATATTAAATGGGTCTTGCCAAGctgttaaataaaaagaaaattcatgtcAGAGTCTCATTTGATCTGAAGTTGATTAATGGTAGCAACTAATGGAAGGCAGATTTTTGGAATAATCTTTCCTTGGTTCAGCTATGTTGCAGGCAGATGATGAGGATGACCTTCTGGAGGAGAGAATGAGAAGTCCTTTTGGCTCTTCTTTCAGGACATTTAATGCAACTGATTATAAACCTATAGGTAAGAGTAAGACAGGCACCAGTAGCTTTGTCTGGAGGTTTGAAGGTTTTTTGAAAGTTTGCTTAGTAACATTCACTTCTCTTTGCACGTGTGAGAAGATAAACTACATCCTGTTCTGGAGGAAGCACAGGAGTTGGGTTTAACACTGACATAATTTTAAGTATCCCATATCCCATTCAGTGTGTGACTGCCTTACTTGCTCCTGTTGAGCAGTTCTGGCtttatttcctctcttctttccaAGTAAGGCATAATCTGAGACAGTAGGTCACTTGGCCAGGATGGCATTGCTCTCATTTCACACGGGGCTCTTTTTTTAGCTCATAGAGCTAAGCTAATTGCTGCTGTGGACATGTACAAATGTGGCTTTTGCTGTTGAAGGGTGGCACAGGTCACAACTCAGTCCCTTTGTTGCCACCTATTCTGAATATGGTGCTTAGGGAAACCAATAAATATATTATCAAGGGAGAAGGCACCGGGCAGAGCAGGTTAAGAGCTTACGTGGCTGTTTTTTACAGTGGTCTCCAACATTTCTATTCTTTATTACTACAAACATTCATTTCACTAgtttcagctgttttttcttGTCCCAAAACTGTATTATTTGGTTTTAACACTTCTTTTTCAGTGAACATTAAGTAACCTGCAGTTAACTACtttgttctgtgctgttttccagctACCATAGATGTAAAGAGGAATATCTTTGACTTGTGCACAGACAGCAAGGACTGCTATCTGGCTGTCATTGAGGTAAAGCTGCTTAAATAAACCCTGGTCTCCTAGCTGTGGTTTGAATGCACTGcttgttgtttctgttttggagTTCCTGCTGTTAAATTCATGTCCTAAGCAGTGGTGGTGTTTTGATGGTGCTAAAGATgctatttgttttttattctgcacccctgcagttttgttttgctgcctcTTATTCTTTAAATTTCCAAACACATTTGCTTCTCTTCTTCAAACTCTTCCCACTTCAAAATGTACagagattttctttctcatgaggataaagaaaaatgtggttttttcttatttatagcAATAATTTCCTATTGCAAATTAAAATGTGTATCAAATAACTGGGGAATGCAATCTTTTGGAGGCTTCCCACAGAGCTTTTCTGTGAATCACTCTTACTGTTCCTTTTACATTTGTCTTCCTAGCAAAATCCCAGAAGCTAAGGATTTGAAGCAAAAATTACTGAGCTAAACTTCTGGTTTGTTAGGGATGCAGTTCTTTGCTCCATAATATGTTGTCAGAACCCAATTTCTTGAAGCCTGATTATGCACCTGTAGTGAGTAATGTAAAGTCCTGTCAGCTTTATACTCTGTGAATCACTGATCCCTATAGACCACAAAAGCAAGTCAAGGATCTGTAGCAGGGCAAATTCCACGTTTAACTGCTGAAGTTGGTGATGACAAGGGTTGTGAGACCAAGCAAATTTTCTTTAATAGGAGTCATTGAAGATGTTACTTCAGGGAACATGGCAGGTGTTGAAACCAAAGAGACTCATTTTTAGTGCTAATTATAGTGCTGCTGGTAAATGGGAGGGAAGGATTTTGGAAATGTTGCTGTGATTGGGGCCAGATGTAGCATTGAACCAACCAGCTGAGCTCAGTTCCTGGCATTAACTCCCATGTGGGTATCTCCCTGCAGAACCAGGGCAGCATGGATGCCATGAACATGGACACCGTGTGCAGGCTCTATGAAGTGGGCCGGCAGCGGCTGGCagaagatgaggaggatgaagaagaagaTCAGGTGAGAAACATAACAGTGATCTGAGTGTTCTAGAGTAGCTGTTAGCCCTCTACATGTGTTCATTTATTACCCAGAAAGTACAGAGGCCTCATTTGGCCTCACCTAATCTGAACTAGATCACTTTACTGTCAGTGTAAACTGAGACTGTCTGGTGCAGAACCTGTGTGAACAGTAACTTTGTGCACTCTAAACTAACACACTATAAACTAAATAATAGttcatttattaatttcctTAAGTATTCAGTCTTGATCAgaagctttgctttctgttctgcttttttttctccctttttttaaagtatttcaatCCCCAATATAGACAGTAGTGCTGGaggctttcctttttctcaatTCTAATTCTCACATTTGGACATAATTTATCACTAATTTCTGAAAGAGACACAGGTTGTGACTAATGCAGTGAAACTGCATAGTAGTTCTACACAGGTTTAAAGAATTTTGAAGGttgaaaatgtttaaagaaTTTTGAAGAGGGCTGTAGGTTTGCACTGGGATAtgttggttttccttttctgatcAGCTGTTTCACCTCTGGCAACTTGACAGAAGAGCTCAGAACTGCAGTAAGTGCTCCTCAGGGTGCAGCTGGTAGAATACACAGTAGCACAGAATGCTTACTACAGTAAAGGGAGAATTAAAATTCCACAGAATCAGTTTGTAACTTTGTGGGTGtcaggtgttttggggttttcttggaCAGGCAAAATCCTTATGCTTCAATTCCCTAAAGACTTAAAATGCATTATTCTTTGCTCTTTGGTGTCTGCATTCTAGTAAATCATACATTTGTATCTCCTGTGAGAAAAGCTGACTTCACCTTTTTCCAAAGAATGCCAGAAGGTGAAGTTGATActttggtggggtttttcccACTGTTTGGAAAGCTGGATTTGTGCTACTTTTTCTATCTCTGAATCTTCCTGTTGTTAGGTTAGAACTTGTACTTTCTAGTTCAGGAGGCTTGAGAGCAGGTCTCAGGAAAGAGTAATTTTGCAGTGAGTAATTGTTATTATGATTTCCCTGTAATTCTGAAGATAAAGCAGTAGTTCTGCTTTG contains:
- the DCAF1 gene encoding DDB1- and CUL4-associated factor 1, encoding MTSGSGHVDSKAELTTLLEQWEKEHGSGQDMVPILTRMSELIEKETEEYRKGDPDPFDDRHPGRADPECMLGHLLRILFKNDDFMNALVNAYVMTSREPPLNTAACRLLLDIMPGLETAVVFQEKEGIVENLFKWAREADQPLRTYATGLLGGAMENQDIAANYRDENSQLVALVLRRLRELQVTEMTTKQENKRPSPRKVPSDPLLPLDEEAVDMDYGEMTVDGEQEVSADMEISFHLDSSHKTSSRVNSATKLDDGGLRRSKSGKQHERDGFRKAKQKLGFSSSEPERMFVELSNSSWSEMSPWVIGTNYTLYPLTPAIEQRLILQYLTPLGEYQELLPIFMQLGSRELMMYYIDLKRTNDVLLTFEALKHLASLLLHNKFATEFVAHGGVQKLLEIPRPSMAATGVSMCLYYLSYNQDAMERVCMHPHNVLSDVVNYTLWLMECSHASGCCHATMFFSICFSFRAVLELFDRHDGLRRLVNLISTLEILNLEDQGALLSDDEIFASRQTGKHTCMALRRYFEAHLAIKLEQVKQSLQRTEGGILVHPQPPYKACSYTHEQIVEMMEFLIEYGPAQLYWEPAEVFLKLSCVQLMLQLISIACNWKTYYARNDTVRYALDVLAILTVVPKIQLQLAEPVDVLDEAGSTVSTVGISIILGVAEGEFFIHDAEIQKSALQIIINCVCGPDNRISSIGKFISGTPRRKLPQAPKSSEHTLAKMWNVVQSNNGIKVLLSLLSVKMPITDADQIRALACKALVGLSRSSTVRQIISKLPLFSSCQIQQLMKEPVLQDKRSEHVKFCKYAAELIERVSGKPLLIGTDVSLARLQKADVVAQSRITFPEKELLLLIRNHLISKGLGETASVLTKEADLPMTAASHSSAFTPVAAAASPVTLPRTPRIANGISARLSSHTAVGSTATSVHAQARPSASQGPPALPGPSYASNSPLIGRISFVRERPSPCNGRKIRVLRQKSDHGAYSQSPAIKKQLDRHLPSPPTLDSIITEYLREQHARCKNPVATCPPFSLFTPHQCPEPKQRRQAPTNFTSRLTRRAAFPKYGGVDGGCFDRHLIFSRFRPISVFREANEDESGFTCCAFSARERFLMLGTCTGQLKLYNVFSGQEEASYNCHNSAITHLEPSRDGSLLLTSATWSQPLSALWGMKSVFDMKHSFPDDHYVEFSKHSQDRVIGTKGDIAHIYDIQTGNKLLTLFNPDLANNYKKNCATFNPTDDLVLNDGVLWDVRSAQAIHKFDKFNMTISGVFHPNGLEVIVNTEIWDLRTFHLLHTVPALDQCRVVFNYTGTVMYGAMLQADDEDDLLEERMRSPFGSSFRTFNATDYKPIATIDVKRNIFDLCTDSKDCYLAVIENQGSMDAMNMDTVCRLYEVGRQRLAEDEEDEEEDQEEEEQEEEDDDEDDDDTDDLDELDTDQLLEAELEEDENNENAGEDGENDFSPSDDEEIANLLEEGDEGEDEDSDADEEVELILGDTDSSDNSDLEDDIILSLNE